Proteins from one Triticum aestivum cultivar Chinese Spring chromosome 7A, IWGSC CS RefSeq v2.1, whole genome shotgun sequence genomic window:
- the LOC123150644 gene encoding uncharacterized protein, with product MKVLCLMEQGRSFNDESTIHRQPNSTGTSHVDSRGGTRGHARLGSHQGGEINSTISGKIKLHRKLRNDLENMKMMPESVEVVLGDVERESIKHKSMLLWLNRLKDAANDISDMLEDFEDETDFNLLCKILSICGQPR from the exons atgaaagtaTTATGCTTGATGGAGCAG GGCCGGAGCTTCAATGACGAATCCACTATTCACAGACAGCCCAACTCGACAGGCACAAGCCATGTCGACAGTCGAGGTGGCACTCGGGGGCATGCTCGCCTCGGCAGTCATCAAGGTGGCGAGATCAATTCTACCATTTCAGGCAAGATCAAGCTGCACAGGAAACTGAGGAACGATCTGGAGAACATGAAGATGATGCCAGAGTCGGTGGAGGTTGTGCTCGGCGACGTTGAGAGGGAGTCTATCAAGCATAAGTCCATGCTTCTGTGGCTGAATCGGCTTAAGGATGCCGCGAACGACATCTCCGACATGcttgaagattttgaagatgaAACCGACTTCAACCTGCTATGCAAGATTCTGTCGATTTG TGGGCAGCCACGATGA